The sequence below is a genomic window from Synechococcus sp. PCC 7335.
TACTTCATGCATCACTGTCAAGACCTTATAACGCACTTCATCGCGCATGAAGGTGTTAACAACGTGATAACAAGATAAGCCACAACCCTCTTTTTAGTACAGCAAGATGACCTTTTTAGTACAGCAAGATGACCAAGTACAGCGAGATGGCTCACAAAACGGATAGACAAAACACGCAAGCCTTGCATGTTTTTTTGACATAGTATCTAAGGTACCTTCCTATGCGTATCACTCCATCTATCTCTGCACCAATCGAAAGCACTAATAGCCTTCTAGCTGAAACGTTCATCGTCGTGACTGCTTGTGTAAATAGCCCTAGTCGGATCTCTACAGTGAGAAGATGAATAGAGTAAGACAGTCACTCTAGCAACGAATCTGTGACAGGTCCGAAAAAGTTTTGACATCCGGGGCGATGATAGGCGATCGCGTCCAACCTCCGACCATACCCAAAAAATCAGCAGCTCCTTGTCTTGCCAACGCTAGATCAGCAGCCGAATCGCCAATAACCAAGGTTCTAGCCGGACTGACGGATAAAGACTCGCAGGCGAAGGCAAGAAACTCAGGATGTGTCTTGAGCGGAAACCCTCTAGCAGCACCGCAGTACCAGCTAATGTCAGTAAGACTATAGTGCTCTACGAATTCAGCCACCTGCGAGTGCAAATCACTCGAAACAATGCCAAGTTTGACCTTGGCTAGGGATAGCCGAGATAGTAAAGGTCGTACGCCTTCTAGCAACGGTGTTTTCTCAACTTTTGGGACGAGCCTATCTTCAGCCTCGGAAAAAGCGGAATGAGCGATCGCCCGAGCTTCGATCCAGCCTTTACCCGTTGCAGCGATATGAGCAGCAGTAGCCACTTCATTTTCCTCACGGCTGCCTACTGCTAATAGTCCAGTTGGGTCGATGTCGGTCGCTGTCAGACCAAAAGTAGTTAGTAATTGAGCGTGAAAGGCAGCAGGCTGATTCGGAACGCACCGTGAGCGTGCTATTCCTATTTTCTTGAGATACCCCTCCACATTCGCTAACGTTCCATCTTTGTCAAATAATACAGCCTGAATATGTTCAAACTTGTGAGCTTGACAGTAGATGGTTGCCATAGGATAGGGCTCTGTCCANNNNNNNNNNNNNNNNNNNNNNNNNNNNNNNNNNNNNNNNNNNNNNNNNNNNNNNNNNNNNNNNNNNNNNNNNNNNNNNNNNNNNNNNNNNNNNNNNNNNNNNNNNNNNNNNNNNNNNNNNNNNNNNNNNNNNNNNNNNNNNNNNNNNNNNNNNNNNNNNNNNNNNNNNNNNNNNNNNNNNNNNNNGGTGTATCGATGTGATCGTGAGAGATTTCAGAGATATGTAGCAAACCGCTAACGCCGCCGATGTCAATAAATGCACCGTATGGTTTCAGGCCACGCACCGTACCAAGCACAACTTCGCTGACTGCAGACCGTTCATCTTGCGTTCGACTAACGCGCGGCGATGGCTAAGTACTAGACGATTACGCTCTTCATCCACTTCTAAGAACTTCAGCGGCAGCTCTTCGCCAACCAAATCTTCCTTAGGTTTACGAGTGCTGATGTGGGATCCAGGAATAAATCCACGCAGCCCCTCAATGCGTACTAGCGCACCCCCTCGATTGGTCGCAAAGACAAGTGAACGAACGGTTGCGTCTTCTTGCTGAAGCTGGCGAACACGCTCCCAAGCTCGCATATACTCAATGCGGCGAATAGAAAGTGTTAGCTGACCGTCCTCGTTATCGTCTGTCAGAATGAAGAACTCACGGGTCTCATTAGACTGTAGAACTTCTTCAGCACCCTCAACTCGGTTGATAGACATCTCCTGAATAGGAAGATAAGCAGCGGTCTTGGCGCCAATATCGATCAGAGCACCCCGAGGTTCGATACTAAATACGGTTCCAGGAACAATATCACCCGGGTTGAAGTTGTAATCGTATTGGTCTAAGAGTGCCGCAAAATCGTCGTGTGTAAAACCAATGTCTGCGTTTTGAGTATCCGAGTTGGCCATGCTAGATTTTTCCTACAGTTATTCTGTCTCCGCGAACGAGTGAACACCTCGCGATCGCAACCCTTCACAAAAAATCCTTCGACTTCTGTAGATGGCCTACGTAATCGCTTATAAATCTTACTAAGGTTTTCAGTTAGAAAAGGCGATTAATGCCTTTGAGGTCTCCTGTCACAAGAATAACCATCATAGAACACAGCGGATACAAAACGCCATTATTTTTAACGGACGCTTTGACTCAAGCTGCGTTACTCTATGCCTGTTATTTGAGGGCTCGCTGTCCTAATACCCGAATACTGAGCTCAGTACTATAGTGAGATAGTTTGTGGATACAGTTTGTTGGGCCTGGCTAAGGCAGTGGAACTAGATGCTCTATGTCTTCTCTACTGGCCTCTCTCGCGGTAGCCTTCTCTGCGGCACTAGCTGAGTGAGAAAGCGTAGCGTCATTTGAAGCAGCACTACTTGAAGCCCCTGAAACACTAGACGCAGATGTCTTGTTAACTTTCTTCTTTGTCCTAGTTACTTTACTGTCTATGTGCTCATCACACTCATCATTCGAGTGGTTATCTTTGAGGTGATTCAAGGCCTCGGCAAAATCACGGATGCCCTGAAATTGTCGATAGACTGAAGCAAACCGAACATAGGCGACTTCGTTGACCGATTTGAGATGACTAAGTACTAGCTCTCCAATTTCTTCGCTAGTGACTTCGCGAATGGCTTTTTGCTGTAGTCCAGCTTCAATGTCATCGACAACTCGTTCAATAGTGTGAGCACTAACGCCCGTTTTCTCACAAGCAGTGACGATGCCGCGTAATAGTTTGGATCGATCGAAAGATTCGCGATCGCCTCTTTGCTTGATGACTGTAATCGGTACGTACTCAATCCTTTCGTAAGTTGTAAATCGTCGTTCACACTCTAAACACTCTCGCCGCCGACGGATGCTGCGGTCAGATTCTGCCGATCTCGACTCTAGGACACGATTATTCGGATGTTGGCAAAATGGACATTGCATGAGAGATAAGCCTCTAGAAGGCCAGCTTTTTATAGGGTTCCCCTAATGCAACGTTACGCCAAAATGCGTCTGGCCGGCACGATTGCTTATGGAAAATACGTCCGAAGGGTGCCGAGGAGGTCCTTCGGGGTCAGCTAGAGTCATACCGCCAAACCAATAGTTAGCACTAGCAGTTGAAAGTAGTCAAAAAGCTGGCGCTAAATCTACTGCTTCAACAGTGATCTAGCGCCAACCCTTATGCATGCTTTAGTAGGTCCTAGCGGTCTCGAAGTAGCAGTCCCAAAATACTGGTAACCAGTAACGGCTACGACCAGCAACCTATATCAGTTAATCTTTTGTAATTTTGGGAGGCTCGCGAAATGCGATCGCAAAAAATAGAGTTCCAATAATACAAGCGAAGATCAAAATGTAAGCAACAGCTTCCATAACTCATTCCTAAATGAACGACATACTGCTTTAAATCAAANNNNNNNNNNNNNNNNNNNNNNNNNNNNNNNNNNNNNNNNNNNNNNNNNNNNNNNNNNNNNNNNNNNNNNNNNNNNNNNNNNNNNNNNNNNNNNNNNNNNNNNNNNNNNNNNNNNNNNNNNNNNNNNNNNNNNNNNNNNNNNNNNNNNNNNNNNNNNNNNNNNNNNNNNNNNNNNNNNNNNNNNNNNNNNNNNNNNNNNNNNNNNNNNNNNNNNNNNNNNNNNNNNNNNNNNNNNNNNNNNNNNNNNNNNNNNNNNNNNNNNNNNNNNNNNNNNNNNNNNNNNNNNNNNNNNNNNNNNNNNNNNNNNNNNNNNNNNNNNNNNNNNNNNNNNNNNNNNNNNNNNNNNNNNNNNNNNNNNNNNNNNNNNNNNNNNNNNNNNNNNNNNNNNNNNNNNNNNNNNNNNNNNNNNNNNNNNNNNNNNNNNNNNNNNNNNNNNNNNNNNNNNNNNNNNNNNNNNNNNNNNNNNNNNNNNNNNNNNNNNNNNNNNNNNNNNNNNNNNNNNNNNNNNNNNNNNNNNNNNNNNNNNNNNNNNNNNNNNNNNNNNNNNNNNNNNNNNNNNNNNNNNNNNNNNNNNNNNNNNNNNNNNNNNNNNNNNNNNNNNNNNNNNNNNNNNNNNNNNNNNNNNNNNNNNNNNNNNNNNNNNNNNNNNNNNNNNNNNNNNNNNNNNNNNNNNNNNNNNNNNNNNNNNNNNNNNNNNNNNNNNNNNNNNNNNNNNNNNNNNNNNNNNNNNNNNNNNNNNNNNNNNNNNNNNNNNNNNNNNNNNNNNNNNNNNNNNNNNNNNNNNNNNNNNNNNNNNNNNNNNNNNNNNNNNNNNNNNNNNNNNNNNNNNNNNNNNNNNNNNNNNNNNNNNNNNNNNNNNNNNNNNNNNNNNNNNNNNNNNNNNNNNNNNNNNNNNNNNNNNNNNNNNNNNNNNNNNNNNNNNNNNNNNNNNNNNNNNNNNNNNNNNNNNNNNNNNNNNNNNNNNNNNNNNNNNNNNNNNNNNNNNNNNNNNNNNNNNNNNNNNNNNNNNNNNNNNNNNNNNNNNNNNNNNNNNNNNNNNNNNNNNNNNNNNNNNNNNNNNNNNNNNNNNNNNNNNNNNNNNNNNNNNNNNNNNNNNNNNNNNNNNNNNNNNNNNNNNNNNNNNNNNNNNNNNNNNNNNNNNNNNNNNNNNNNNNNNNNNNNNNNNACTCGACAGTACAGTCTCGATATTACCCATACGCAGCGCTTTGTACAGCCGCTGCGGTGGTCGAACCGTAAGGTGAAACAAGCCCGCGACGATACCCACAATACCTGCCGCGATATGGTGAGCAACTACGCCGCCTGGATTAAACGGGTTGAAGCCAGCCGGCCCCCATTCAGGGGCGACCCCTTGAACATGCCCGGTTAAGCCGTACGGGTCAGAAACCCACATGCCAGGACCCCAAAGACCTGTGAGATGAAACGCTCCGAAACCGAAGCAAAGTAGACCAGAGAGAAATAGGTGAATGCCAAACATCTTAGGCAAGTCTAGAGCCGGCTCACCCGTACGGGGGTCACGGAAAAGCTCTAGATCCCAGAAAACCCAATGCCAGCAGGCCGCCAAGAACAGCAGACCAGACAATACGATGTGAGCCAGTGCTACACCCTCAAAAGACCAAAAACCAGGACTTATACCCGTTGCTCCTGTTACGTCCCAGCCGCCCCAAGATCCTGTTACACCCAAACGGGTCATAAACGGAAGTACGAACATGCCCTGCCGCCACATGGGGTTGAGCACTGGATCGCTTGGATCAAAAGTGGCTAACTCGAATAGGGCCATAGAACCGGCCCAGCCTGCCACGAGTGCCGTATGCATCAAATGTACAGAAATCAAACGTCCCGGGTCATTCAGGACGACTGTATGTACTCGGTACCAAGGTAGACCCATTGACTACGCTCCTCCTTGTTTAACTAAAAAAATGTTGATCGCCTACTTAAACTTGCGTGAACATCAAAAGTTGAGTCCAAACTTAAGCCTTTGTAAGGCGAAGCCGGCTAATAAAAATTTGATGTCCTGCTAAAAAGACTTCAGATATTACTAAGGCTACCAGATATAGAACCTCTCCAAACCTGTAAAGTGGCGACTATGCGGCGACTATCTCTTCTTTTTGCCAAAGAAAAAGTAAGAAATTGGACCTGTCTACCCAGGTTTGTACACAAAAATGTAAAAATGAAGGTGTATAAAGAAGTGTAACTATTCCTCAACCTTTGAGGCAAGCGATTTGACTTAATTACAGTCGGCTCAATTAGTAATGGTGCGGCAAAAAACAGGTGGGATATAGCTCATGGTTAGTATTAAGTTTGTTAAAGAAAATAAGGAAATTGATGCAGCTATTGGCTCAAACCTGAGGTTCAAGGCTCAGGAAAATGGCATTGACATTTACACCTTTATGGGGAAGCTCGCTCAGTGTGGTGGCTATGGTCAGTGCGGTACCTGTGTTGTAGACGTTATAGAAGGTGGGCATAATTTGTCTCCCCGAAATGCAGTGGAAGAGCGCATGCTTAAGAAGCGTCCTTCAACCTGCCGGTTGGCTTGTCAAACGGTTGTGAACGGTCCGATTAGCGTTGTTACGAAGCCTGATAAAAAGGAAAGTTTGAAAAAACTAAAGGCGGAGCAGGCGGCAGGTCAATCTGCTGACGCTGTCGATCAACGTACTGTAGACAAAGGTGCTTCTTCCGATAGAACTACGGCTTCAGTCGATTAAACCTTTTTGGATGAGGTTAAGAGTAGCTTCCCGATCAGTGCCTTGCTGTTTAGGTGGAAGGCAAGCTGACAGAGCTTGAAATGGTATGCTGAAATCATTGGCTACAAATATTTTAGGAGTAGGTAGGGTCTTATGGAAACTAACAAGCTAGGCTTTGTTGCTAGCGTTTTGTTTGTCTTTGTTCCAACGGTATTTCTGTTGATTTTGTATATTCAAACTGCGAGCAAGAAAACAGGTACCTAGACTGTCGATACATATCATTGAAACGGCTCAAACCGTACGAATAAAAGCGCTTTAGATATTCATATATCCAAGGGGCTTTTTTACTCGTTCATATTTTTATAGGTAGCAACCGCAGAAGGAGAAATGCGGTTGAGATACCGGAAGATCCAGTATTTAAAGACAGTGTCGAGGATGACTGGAAAGGTGGCGATAAAAAGGAAGATAAAGTTGCGGTTGGCGGGTAAGCCGAGGTGTGCGGCCATACCTTCTAATAGCACTTCCCATCCGTGAGGTGAGTGAAAGCCAACGAATATATCAGTGAAAAGAATGATGATAAAAGCTTTGGCGCTGTCGCTAAGGCCGTAGACAATTTCGTCGATGAAGCCTTTAAGTGTAGCAACTTGCTCACGACAGTTACTCAGTAGCAGGGAGAAACTGAGAACCGCGATTATGTCGGCAAAGACATTTTCTACGGCGTCGGCACTGCGCTGGCGATAGTCTTCCTCAATCTCGAAAGCTTTTTGCCTAACACGCTCTTCGATCTCTAGTTCACTAAGGCTAGGTGCTTTGCCGATTAGGACTTCAAATCGAAAACGTTCTTCGTACCGCTGGAGCTCATGGAGAGCTTCCTCTTCCATCGCTACGTTAAGAAAGACCTCCGCTTGAGTGGCATCGCGAGTGTATTCTACAAGCGGAGCCACTAGGAAGTTTTTGCTCAGATATTGAGCTAGTAGCGGTACTATAATCAGCTGTAAGACGAAGGTGATAGCGATAGTGGTTTGAGCCTTAGAACTGCGAAAGTTGCGAACAACTTCGACTTCAGCATCAGGATCAAGATCTTGTTTGATGCGATCAACAGTACGCAAGATAGAGCGCGGTAGAACGCTACTGCTACGGCTAAGCGCTTCGTTCTGGGTCTCATCTGTGGAGACTGAGCTACCTTTTTTTTGATTAGAAAGACCACTAGAAAGTTGATCGCTCCCTCTTTGAGAGGAACGTGGGGAGAGTGGACTAGCAGCGGTTGCCTGAAGCTGAGTAAGAGAGAGAACAGAAGCTTGTTCGTATCGTTCTAAGACTTCATCGATGAGCTGGAGCTTTTTGAAAAAGACTGCAGGACCGTTAATTTGATCGAGAGGTAGGTCATCGGGAAGCGAAACAGCGCGGCGACTAATGCTAGAGAGCTGTAGCGCGTCGCTACTGGTACGAAATTCTGCCATTCGCCGCCGAACAATAGATAGATATCTACGGCGATCTTTCTGGAGAATGCGATAGGAGCTAGCGCTGTAGATGCCATTCTCTGGTGTAATGGGATTGCCACCAAAGTAATTTTCTTCGATTTGACGGATCTTGAGAGCGGCCTCGTAAGCTTGGTCTAGCGATCTATCAGGTGTTCCAAAGAACCACTGTCGAAGTCGACCAACAATTCCTAGTTGCTGCGAAGAATTTGTCATTGCCAGCTAAAGCTGCAGCCCATGGGTGATTAGTGCTTATATCTTACGGGGATGACAAGTCATCTTAGTTTATTGTGGACAAAATTAGCATTCTAGCTGCTGTTTTGTATGGGCGAGGCTGTTCAAGTTTGGCAAGTGCCGCTGCAGGTATCAAACGATACGCTCGTGCGGTATACGAAATGTTTGTCTGAAGATGAGATCTCGAGGGCGGCTCGGTTTCATTTCAACTCTGATCGCCGAAAGTTTGTGGTAGCAAGAGGAACGCTGCGTTACTTGCTGGGCGCGCGGTTTAGATGTAGGGCAGGCGCGATCGCATTTGGCTACAGCAAATATGGCAAACCAGAAATGAGGACTGCCTCAAAGGGCGATCGCCCTTTCCACTTCAATCTCTCTCACTCAGGGGAAATAGCCTTATGTGCGCTAGGCGGCGATCACGTGGTAGGTGTCGATATTGAAAAGGTAAAACCTATTCAACGCCTTGAAGGGATGTTAGAGCGCTGCTTAGTAGCACGAGAAAAGGCGGTGGTAGAGTCTTTTGCTACGGAAAAGCAGCCTTTCGCCTTCTTGCAGTATTGGACCTGTAAAGAAGCCTACCTAAAAGCGATCGGTTTAGGACTGTCACAATCGATGACAACGGTAGAAGTCGATCTAAATCCTCCTCGGTTCGTGCGTGGGCCGGATGGATGTGCGGCTAGCTGGCAGCTACACGACATAGAAGTCCCTGAGGATTATGTCGCAGCTCTAGTGGTTGCTGGAGAGGGGGCCGTACAAGTTAGATGCTGGCAGCACCCAAGTTAGCGGTTCTAATCAGTAAGCTATAAGCGATTTGATTAGCGATCAGCTCTTGTGAGTAAGATGACAGATTTAATAGGCCGTCGAATGGGATTATCTGCGGCATCGACAAGGCCAAAGTAAGTTTGCCTTTCTGCTACGGACAACGCTGAGGAACTCCCACCGTCTAGATTCAATAGCTTGGTGATACCTAGAGACTTAGCAAAGTCTGCTAGCTCTAGTAGCGTCATACCGATAGAACTGGCAGACTTTTCGACCATGATTAGCGCGATCGCCCCATCTGGATAAAGCCCAATTGCACTTCGAGCATTGGGCTGTCGGCTACCAATGGCATCGCGAAATAGAATCCCATCGTCGTAGTCTATGAAGCCTTCTACCCAAGAAGTATCGGCAGGGAGAAGCTGTGGACCGGCACCAATGGCAGTGTCTATCTCGCAGCCATCGGGCGGCGGCGCGTTGTGGAAAGTGATGTCGTAAACAACAGCTTCCTCGGTGAGGCTACCTTCGAGACCACCGCGCTCAACGACGCTTGCTTGACGACAGCGATAGACACGAAACTCTGACCGATTGAGAATTTGAGCCATGTACTGACCCAGGTTTGAATTATTGATCAAGCGTTCGTTATCAGCCGGATCGCTAACGGTCTGTTCTTGGGAGATAAGGTGAGAGGTCGTTTTGCCATTATGAGGATCGAAAAATCCACCGTTGATAATGTAGTCGGCATTTGTTCGCTCGGCAAAGGCTTCTATCGTGGCAAGCTCTTGTGCAACAGCGATCGATAGTTGGACGGTCGGTGGTTGGGTGACTACGTGGGCAATCGCACCTTTGAAATAGCGCTTTTGGTAGCCGTAAGCGCTATCCACGCTATCCGCGCCAAGTCTATCTAGCTTGTTCTTTTTAAGTTCAGATCGACTAAGTTCAGCTGAAGCCGCTTCGTGTTCTTCAACATCAATCCAGGCTGTAGATACTCCCCTAGCTAGTAGCCAAACACTACCTAATCCCAAGATCAGTAGCGCCAACACTAGCCACGAATTACGCGGTGACATTTCTCACTTTCTTACTGTTCTAGCTGCCTTGATAGATGTATCGTAGTCTGCACCTAGCTCACCATCATGAGTCACCACTTTGATTGAAACAAGCTAATAAGTTAGCAGTTAGCTCTCGCAATAGAGCCCCAAAATCCTATAAAAAGGGCCTCTACATAGCGCAGAAGACCCTAGGAGCAAGCTTTTCTTGTTCTAACCGAATACTCTAATAAGCATCTTGCAGCTCGTAGAAATCAGGGGAGATATAGTCCTTCCGTAGTGGCCAACCTTCCCAGTCTTCTGGCATCAATAGACGTTTTAGATTCGGATGCCCTTCATAGATGATGCCAAACAGGTCATAGCATTCGCGCTCTTGCCAGTCAGCTGACTTCCAGATCCAGTATACAGATGGAATTCGGGGATCTTCTCTGGGCAGGAAGCACTTAATTCGTACCTCAGCTGGCGCATCCGCATCGTCACTTAGCTTTGTTAGATCATAGACGCTGACTAGGTCTTGCCCTGGACCAGAATCGTATGCACATTGACAGCGCAGATAGTTGAAGCCATAGGCATAGAGCGCAGTCGCAAAGGGTAGCAGAAACTGAGGATCAACCTTAAGAACTTCTATCCCTGCATGATCGCGCTCCATCACCTCATGACCAAAGCCTTGCTCACTCAGCCAGGTAGAGACCTCCCCGGCCTCGACAATAGCAGACTCTTCTGACTCTGTAGCCGCATCTTTCTTCTCTGTATCAGCCATCTACCTCACGCCTTTTCCTGCTTAACGTTTGCACCTTCTAATTCGGCTGCCGATTTCTCAACGGGCATTCCCATCGCTTCCATCAGCTCTTTCGGCGGCGTATCCCGCTTACTAGAAGCCAGATATTCCCCGGTCAAAATAGGTGCAACTACCTTCATTTCGTGAGAGCGAGTATAGAAACGATGTGTCTCTTGGAACTCTGCGCGCTCCTGCATAGACTCGTTCGCGATCTTCTTACGCAGCTTGATTACCGCATCAAAGATTGCCTCTGGTCTAGGCGGACAGCCAGGAATATACACATCAACTGGGATGATCTTGTCTACGCCGCGCAAAGCAGTTGGAGAATCAGCGCTGAACATACCGCCAGTAATCGTACAGGCGCCCATTGCCATCACATAAGCAGGCTTGGGCATCTGTTCGTATAGCCGGACGAGAGCGGGTGCCATCTTCATCGTTACTGTACCTGCCACGATGATCAAATCGGCCTGACGGGGACTAGCCCGAGGGGCTAGACCAAAGCGGTCAAAATCAAACCTGGAGCCCAACAGCGCCGCAAATTCAATGAAACAACAGGCCGTGCCGTACAGCAAGGGAAACAAGCTCGAAAGCCTAGTCCAGTTATAGAGGTCATCGACTGTTGTCAAAATGACGTTCTCGGATAGATCCTGCGTGACACCTGTTTTGGCAGCAGGATTCATAATCCGCTCGCCTGGATCTACCAAGGGATTTTGCATATCTGATCTCATACCTTTTCCTATGACCACTCCAAAGCTCCTTTACGCCATGCGTAGACCAACCCAACCACCAGAATGGCGATAAAGATGAGCGCTTCTACAAACGCTAAAAGTCCTAACGTGTGAAATGCAACCGCCCAGGGATACAAAAAGACCGTCTCTACATCGAAGATCACAAAGACCAATGCAAACATGTAGTAGCGAATGTTGAACTGAATCCATGCGCCACCGATAGGCTCACAGCCTGACTCGTAGGTCGTCCGGCTCGCAGGACCAGCACTTGCCGGGCGCAATAGCTTGGAAGCGCCTAAAGCGACTACTGGTACGAGAGAGCTGATAATTAGAAAGCCTAGAAAGTACTCGTATCCACTTAAAACAAACACAGCGTGCGCCTTGAACCGTTGACAAATATCTTTTTCATTGTAGCGGCCTAAGTCTACCGCAGTGGCTTACTTTGCTACTGTTATCAAAAAATCTGCGCCAAAACAGGATTGACAGAAATCTATGTACATAACGTAGTTACTAAGCGATCACATCAGCGATCGCAACGCTAGTAACACCTGGTGGCCTGCAAAAAAGAGCTCGTTTGCCTCACATCGCCCGCTGAGAGAAAACCACTCTATGCAATAATAGTTTACAAATATTTCATATTTTTTCAGTTCGCTACACCGGGCAAGTGTTTTAATCCCATGACTACTGAGCCGACCGCTAATCCTGACTCGGAATCATCTCCAGTCGAGGAAATAATTCCGTTGGTAAAGCCCGAAGGATCTAAAGAAGAAAAGCCTGAAGGGTCCGAAGAAGGGCCTCCTACTCCTGAGGAGATGGATCGATTTGAGTGTCGCTCTTGTGGCTATACCTACGAACCTACTAAAGGCGATAGCCGCAGCGACACCCCGCGGGGCGTTCCGTTTAGAGAACTGCCCTTGGACTGGCGCTGCAGCGTTTGTGGCTCTAGTAAATCGCAGTTCAGTAACATCGGTCGGGCAGGTACTGCTTCTGGCTTCAAAGAAAACTTGAGCTATGGATTTGGCGTAAACACGCTGACACCTGGACAGAAAAACGTGCTGATATTTGGCGCTTTGGGATTAGCTGTGCTGTTTTTCTTGAGTCTGTATGGATTGCGATAGCGCTCCAGTTAGCTTGTAGAGCAAGTATCTAGGTTCTGTCAGCTAGTGTTCTGTTGCTTATGATAGATAGCGGCTGACTGAGTTGATTGTGTTGATTGTCCGGTGTCCATATATGTTATGTCCATATATTGAGTGTACGACTATGTTCTTTCGGATTGATTTTTTGCTGGAGTTGTCATGCAAACGGTTTTAATGTCCTTTCTTATAACTGCTTCTACGGCTGTGAAAGGAGCTATAAGAAAAGGGACGATGTTAGCTTTAGTTGCGGTGCTAGCGACTAGCTGTAGCAGTGTATTCCTCTCGGGGACAGAGACTAACCCTTGGGATGTCATTGCGCTGCCAACTGAGGCTTCTATCTCCGATGTTGCTTTTGCGAGTGATGGAGAACACGGTTGGCTCGTCGGTAGTCGCACAACGCTGCTGGAATCAACTGATGCAGGTAAGACCTGGGATACTCGCATCTTGGAGTTAGGCGATCAGAATTACACTTTTACTTCGATTGACTTTGAAGGTGATGAGGGTTGGCTAGTTGGTCAGCCTAGCATCATGCTGCACACTACCGATGGCGGCACGTCATGGTCTAATATTCCTCTCGATCCTAAGTTGCCAGGTCAGCCTCTATTAGTGACTGCAACGGGTGAGAATTCGGCTGAGCTAGCGACTGATATTGGTGCTATCTACGTGACTGAAGATGGCGGCCAGCAGTGGAAGGGTTTGGTTCAGTCTGCGGTAGGCGTGGTTAGAAATATGACTAGAAACTCGGACGGTCGCTATGTGGCGGTCTCGTCTAGAGGTAATTTCTACTCAACCTGGCTACCTGGGCAGGAAGCTTGGCAGCCGCATAACCGAGAGAACTCAAAACGACTGCAGAATATGGGCTTCACAAAAGACGGCTTGTTGTGGCTGATCGCCAGAGGTGGGCAGATTCAGTTTGGGACTGAGCAGGTCGAGTATGAGGACTGGAGCGATCCAATCAACCCTGAGTTCGCTTCTAGCTGGGGGCTGTTGGATATTGCCTATCGCACGCCCGAAGAGCTTTGGGTAACCGGGGGTAGTGGCAATTTGCTAGTCAGCACAGACGGAGGGGAGACTTGGGCCAAGGATAAGGCGGTTGAGAATGTCCCGACGAACTTTTATCGAGCTAAGTTCCTAGGTCCTGACCGTGGTTATATTTTGGGCCAGCGAGGCTATTTGCTGCGCTATGTCGGAGATGATCTCCCAGCTTGAGCGAGGCACTGGCGCTGCGATTTTCAACCTTCAGTTGAGAATTTCAGCTATATGTAGCATCAGCAAAAATGGAGAAGTGATGGAGAAAGGAGATTCTTGAATATTTTTCCATCACTTGCTTGTGAGTATGGCTGAGAGTTACGTATGATAACTATACATACCGCACATTTTTCGAAAAGATTTAGTTAGGAGATCTAAAAGATATGGCTGGCGTTACCGGCGAAAGACCTTTTGGTGACATAGTCACTAGTGTCCGCTACTGGATTATTCATAGCATCACTATTCCAGCTCTGTTCATTGCTGGTTGGTTGTTTGTTTCGACTGGGCTTGCTTACGACGCATTTGGCACCCCTCGTCCTAATGAAT
It includes:
- a CDS encoding HAD family hydrolase, yielding WTEPYPMATIYCQAHKFEHIQAVLFDKDGTLANVEGYLKKIGIARSRCVPNQPAAFHAQLLTTFGLTATDIDPTGLLAVGSREENEVATAAHIAATGKGWIEARAIAHSAFSEAEDRLVPKVEKTPLLEGVRPLLSRLSLAKVKLGIVSSDLHSQVAEFVEHYSLTDISWYCGAARGFPLKTHPEFLAFACESLSVSPARTLVIGDSAADLALARQGAADFLGMVGGWTRSPIIAPDVKTFSDLSQIRC
- a CDS encoding photosystem II reaction center protein T — encoded protein: MEAVAYILIFACIIGTLFFAIAFREPPKITKD
- a CDS encoding 2Fe-2S iron-sulfur cluster-binding protein, whose protein sequence is MVSIKFVKENKEIDAAIGSNLRFKAQENGIDIYTFMGKLAQCGGYGQCGTCVVDVIEGGHNLSPRNAVEERMLKKRPSTCRLACQTVVNGPISVVTKPDKKESLKKLKAEQAAGQSADAVDQRTVDKGASSDRTTASVD
- the psbM gene encoding photosystem II reaction center protein PsbM, with the translated sequence METNKLGFVASVLFVFVPTVFLLILYIQTASKKTGT
- a CDS encoding proton extrusion protein PcxA; translated protein: MTNSSQQLGIVGRLRQWFFGTPDRSLDQAYEAALKIRQIEENYFGGNPITPENGIYSASSYRILQKDRRRYLSIVRRRMAEFRTSSDALQLSSISRRAVSLPDDLPLDQINGPAVFFKKLQLIDEVLERYEQASVLSLTQLQATAASPLSPRSSQRGSDQLSSGLSNQKKGSSVSTDETQNEALSRSSSVLPRSILRTVDRIKQDLDPDAEVEVVRNFRSSKAQTTIAITFVLQLIIVPLLAQYLSKNFLVAPLVEYTRDATQAEVFLNVAMEEEALHELQRYEERFRFEVLIGKAPSLSELEIEERVRQKAFEIEEDYRQRSADAVENVFADIIAVLSFSLLLSNCREQVATLKGFIDEIVYGLSDSAKAFIIILFTDIFVGFHSPHGWEVLLEGMAAHLGLPANRNFIFLFIATFPVILDTVFKYWIFRYLNRISPSAVATYKNMNE
- a CDS encoding 4'-phosphopantetheinyl transferase superfamily protein; its protein translation is MGEAVQVWQVPLQVSNDTLVRYTKCLSEDEISRAARFHFNSDRRKFVVARGTLRYLLGARFRCRAGAIAFGYSKYGKPEMRTASKGDRPFHFNLSHSGEIALCALGGDHVVGVDIEKVKPIQRLEGMLERCLVAREKAVVESFATEKQPFAFLQYWTCKEAYLKAIGLGLSQSMTTVEVDLNPPRFVRGPDGCAASWQLHDIEVPEDYVAALVVAGEGAVQVRCWQHPS
- a CDS encoding phosphodiester glycosidase family protein, yielding MSPRNSWLVLALLILGLGSVWLLARGVSTAWIDVEEHEAASAELSRSELKKNKLDRLGADSVDSAYGYQKRYFKGAIAHVVTQPPTVQLSIAVAQELATIEAFAERTNADYIINGGFFDPHNGKTTSHLISQEQTVSDPADNERLINNSNLGQYMAQILNRSEFRVYRCRQASVVERGGLEGSLTEEAVVYDITFHNAPPPDGCEIDTAIGAGPQLLPADTSWVEGFIDYDDGILFRDAIGSRQPNARSAIGLYPDGAIALIMVEKSASSIGMTLLELADFAKSLGITKLLNLDGGSSSALSVAERQTYFGLVDAADNPIRRPIKSVILLTRADR
- a CDS encoding NAD(P)H-quinone oxidoreductase subunit J yields the protein MADTEKKDAATESEESAIVEAGEVSTWLSEQGFGHEVMERDHAGIEVLKVDPQFLLPFATALYAYGFNYLRCQCAYDSGPGQDLVSVYDLTKLSDDADAPAEVRIKCFLPREDPRIPSVYWIWKSADWQERECYDLFGIIYEGHPNLKRLLMPEDWEGWPLRKDYISPDFYELQDAY